In a single window of the Candidatus Poribacteria bacterium genome:
- a CDS encoding zinc-binding dehydrogenase yields the protein MQVQAAVMLQPGQIEIREFEKPSPADDALLLQVDRVGICGSDKHMYLGHTALQFPVIPGHEVVGTVAEIGKNANQVMNVMGGPIKAGDRVTVVPGSKNCGRCYYCLHVPGRPTLCTGRTIYGFSNSETPPYLNGEFAEYTYIHGNSWVYKMPESVPEEIRVLTEPVAVATRAVERACAPGLPQVGDGYSIGNRVAVLGCGPIGLLVIAVLRDSGAGTIIATDLVESRLDMAKQMGADVVINVGDTTPEERVEQIQDLTNGVGADIAIECAGIPAVFSEALDVVRRGGKVIEVGHYTDSGDIRVRPHQICNKDLDVCGVWAYPQIQFQTALDFLQITRAPLHELITHHLPLHQLEKGIDMLGQEGVYKVVIEPQL from the coding sequence ATGCAAGTTCAGGCGGCGGTGATGCTCCAACCGGGGCAGATAGAAATCCGAGAATTTGAGAAACCGTCACCCGCAGATGACGCACTCCTCTTACAAGTGGACAGAGTCGGCATTTGTGGCAGTGATAAACACATGTATCTTGGGCATACTGCCCTACAATTTCCTGTCATTCCGGGACATGAAGTCGTTGGCACGGTTGCTGAGATCGGTAAAAATGCGAATCAGGTTATGAACGTGATGGGGGGTCCCATCAAAGCCGGTGATCGTGTGACTGTGGTGCCTGGTTCAAAGAACTGTGGCAGATGTTACTACTGCTTGCATGTTCCGGGTCGTCCGACATTGTGTACTGGACGCACTATTTATGGATTTAGCAATAGCGAAACACCACCGTATCTGAATGGCGAATTCGCCGAGTATACCTATATTCACGGCAATTCTTGGGTGTATAAAATGCCGGAAAGCGTCCCGGAGGAGATTCGCGTGTTGACCGAGCCGGTAGCAGTTGCGACACGTGCCGTTGAACGGGCGTGTGCCCCCGGTTTACCACAAGTCGGAGATGGATACAGCATCGGGAATCGGGTTGCGGTTCTCGGATGTGGACCGATCGGTCTCCTCGTCATCGCTGTGTTAAGAGATAGCGGTGCTGGCACCATCATCGCTACTGACCTCGTTGAGAGTCGATTGGATATGGCGAAACAGATGGGTGCGGATGTAGTCATCAATGTCGGAGATACAACACCTGAAGAACGGGTCGAACAGATTCAGGACCTCACAAACGGTGTCGGCGCAGACATCGCCATTGAATGTGCAGGTATACCCGCGGTTTTCTCCGAGGCATTGGACGTCGTGCGACGCGGCGGAAAGGTCATCGAAGTTGGACATTACACCGATTCGGGAGATATACGGGTCCGCCCCCATCAGATTTGCAACAAAGATTTAGACGTTTGCGGTGTATGGGCATATCCGCAGATTCAGTTCCAAACGGCGTTGGATTTCCTTCAGATAACGCGCGCCCCACTGCATGAATTGATAACGCATCACCTACCGTTGCACCAATTGGAAAAAGGTATTGACATGCTCGGGCAAGAAGGGGTTTACAAAGTTGTAATTGAACCGCAGTTGTAA